From the genome of uncultured Bacteroides sp.:
CATACACCATTTTGAATGTCCAGGTTTTCATCGAAATAAAAGGATGACGTATGTTTGATGCACGCCATAAATTGGTAGTAAGCAGCACAACAATTGCTATGGTTGCCATTCGAATATATTCAGAATTATACCAATCGTAATATTCCCCGTACACGCAAACGAAAATAATACATAGAATTGTTAATGCCCAAATAAAAGCGCCTAACCAATCGATACCGTAAAGTGGTAACTTTTTCATTGCGCGAAAAGTACGGAATATAATTACTGTAGTCAGCATCATCAAACCAAGTAGTCCGATAACCACCCAATGCATATATTCCCATTTTGAAAGGTATGAGGTATAAATAGCAGTCAGCCCTGTAAAGCTAATCATCCCTTGCACCATCAAATTGATATAGCAGAAGAAAATGGATAAATCTCTTTTAGGAGTAATCCATAGCTGGATAGTGGAGTTACACTCAAAGGTTCCCCACATTCTGAAAACTCCGGCCACAAAACTGGTTGCCACAAGAACAGGCACACTGATAGAATGCATGCAAATCAGATTACATACAATAATACCCGTAGCGCAAGTAAGCAAAGTTGGTTTTGATGCAAAACGAAATTTCAACCGGAACATAACGCAAAAAACCAATGCCAACCCCACTAGCGAGGCGGTACCTGCCATCGTTATATCTTCACGCCTTAAAGAGGTAGAGCCAACCATTTCACTGACTACCGCCAGATAAACCCCTCCCGAAAGCTGGAAAATAACCGCGAAAACAATTAATATCCATGGCCTTAACTTTTCCGGAACGAAGCTACGGATAGACGGTATTGAAAAAGGACCTATTTCGTGCATAGATTAAAATTTTACTTCACATTCTACATTCATTCCTGCGCGAAGGCGTTTCAGATTTTCAAGTCTATTTTCTTTTGAAAATTTGATGCGAACAGGAATACGTTGCTCTACTTTCACGAAATTACCAGATGAGTTATCTTGTTGAAAAAGAGAAAAACTTGCTCCTGTGGCTTGCGAAATAGATTCCACTTTTCCTTTAAAAACAATATCAGGAATAGCATCAACCTCTACATTTACAACCTGTCCTATCTGGATATTTGCTGTCTGAGTTTCTTTGTAATTAGCAACCACCCATTTATCATTTTCATCTACCAAATCAACCAACGCTTGTCCGGGTTGAATCAACATTCCTTCCTGTATATTCTTTCGTCCGGTAGTTCCGTCACATGGAGCAGTGATTACTGTATATGAAAGATTCAACTTGGCTAATCCCAAAGCAGCCTCAGCAAGTTTTATTCCGGCAATATTCTGACCTAAACGGTGTGTTTGTTCCATTTTTACAAGAGCTGTAGATTGCTTTTCACGGTTAAGCAGTTCATATCTTACCTTTGAAGCATCGTATTCTGTTTTTACATTATCGTATTGTTGTTTAGTAACCGCTCCCTGTGCCAGCAGATTCTTATAACGATTATACTCGCGTCCGGCATTATCCATACGAATCTTAGCTTCCTGAATTCCTGCATCAGATACAGATATATTGTTTTGTGTCGTATTTATAGATGAAGCAGCAACAGTTTTGCCGGATATGGCATTCTGATAATCAGCCTCAGCCTGAGCAACTCTGAAACGAAACTCTGTATCTTCAATCAGTAACAAAGTATCACCTTTATGTACATATTGATTTTCTTCAAAACAAATCTTTTTTATAAATCCCTGAACGCGAGAGTTTACAGGTACAATAAGTTGTTTAACCTGAGCATTGTCGGTATATTCCACATTTCCCAAATGAATAAATCTAGAGCACACCCAGATTATTCCACATAAAATTACCAATGCAATAACAATATTATTTATTAGCTTTTTTCTTTTCTTATTCATTACTCTATGATGTTTATTGTTTGATTTATAAATTTCCTGAAACCTTTTTCAGCTTATAATAATTATACAGAATGTTTATCCGGGCATTAGCCACCTGCAATTCGGCACTTAACTTTGAATTGCTTGCGTCCAGCATATCAGTTATAAGCGCCAGGTCATTCAGATAGCGGTTATTAACCACATCGTAATTCTGAGTAGCCAATTCCAGACTCTTTTCTTGCGTATTGAGTTCGGTGAAAGATTCCAGATAATAAGTGTATGCTGCCTGAATCTCATTCTCTGTCATATCTTTAGCCAAAGCTAATTGCTCTTGTGCACGACGAGTTGCCAGTTTAGCTTGTTTATACTGTTTGTTTGTTTTATAAAGAGAAGCAAGATTATATTTCACTCCCACACCAACATACCAGTAGTTAAAGTTTTTGTTGATTGCAGGTATATCAATAGTAACAGGTCCATCAAGATGATTAGCTGCAACCAGAGCAATATGAGGCAATTTCTCTGATTTAATAATTGTTTCCTGCTGCTTGCTTACATCAATTCCTAGCTCCATTTTCCGTAAAGATGGCAATGAAGAAGAAGCCATCCGTTGCCAATCTTCCTCACCGGATACGGTAAGTTCCTTTTGCAATATCGTTGTGTCAGGCATGATAATTACACTTTTAGGCAATCCAAATACAGTAATCAATTGATGATTAATGATTGATCTATTATTCATTACTTTAGTAAGTTGCAATTCAAGGTTCTTCAACTGCAACTCATAACGGGTAATATCATTTCTAAGGGCAGTACCCTCTTTTTGCTTCGCCTGAATATCCTTCAGGAGCTTTTGGGTTTGCTCAATATTCTTTGTATACACCTTCGCATAATTAGCAAGTTTATACAATTCCATATAATAGCCGATAAGAAGGAAACGAACATCCTGTTGGTTATTTACTTTATCCAACTCAGCAATTTTCTGCTGAAGTTCGGCTATCGCTATTCCTCCGGAAATTGCCCCACCGGCATAAACAACCTGCGATGCATCTATTGAAAAGTTGTTTCCGTAATGAGGTATAGCAGCTTTAAATCCATTTGAAAAATTCCGGTCAGTGATATATCCGTTACCCAGATAACTAAATGAAAGTCCCGCATCAATACTTGGCAACATATTATTCTTTGCCACTTTTATTCCCTCTTTTGCCTGTTCAATACCTGTATCGAAAGTGCGAATACTCTTACTGCTTTCATCGGCCAGACGGAACATTTCATCAATGCCCAAGGTATAGCAAGAGCTATCCTGAGCATACAATTGCTGGACACACAACGACACAATAAGTGCCGTTATGAGTTCTATTTTTCTACTCATAAATAAAAATGATTTATAAAAAATAATTAGATTTTATATATAAAAGTTCTTCAGGAACTGATTAGTGTGTTGCGGCAACACCCCATGAATGAAATTTGTGCAGCTTATTCCTGTATCTTAATGAGAAGGTATTGTATAGTCTAATTTTCATATTATAAGAAGAATCGTCCCTTAGACGAGGCTTAAAACCGCTGCAAAGGTAAGTTTATAAATGATAAGTTGTAACCCTCGCAGGCGAATATTATAATATAAATTAACATATAAAAAGCATAAGAACATCTGATATAAAATATTCTTATATACATTTGCAAACAAAGAAAAACGAATAAGCAATAATTAATATTTGTTTTATGAAGATAAGAAAAGCCGCATCAACCGATATAGACAAGCAACTGGAAGTTTTTGATTTTGCCAGATCTATTATGCGGAATACTGGCAATATGAACCAGTGGACTGATGGTTATCCTTCACGCGAAGTAGTTGAGAATGATATTGCAGCCGGTAACAGTTACGTATGTATAGACGATTCCGAAGAGATTGTTGCTACTTTCTGTTTTTGGAAAGGGAATGATCCTACTTACGCTTATATTGAGAACGGCCAATGGCTTAATGACGAACCTTACGGAGTGGTTCATCGTTTGGCAACAAGTGGTAAAGTAAAAGGAATCGGCACCTATTGTCTGGAATGGTGTTTTCAGCAATGCCATAATATCCGTGTAGATACACATCACGATAATTGGGTAATGCAATCGGTACTTAAAAAGAATGGATATACCGAGTGTGGCGTTATCTATTTAGCAAACGGCTCACCAAGAGTGGCTTTTCAAAAGTATGGGCAAGAATAATATAATGCCTGCCCGTACTTGAAACGCTTTCAGAATAAATGCCAACCTTGGAAGATAGTTAAATCAGTTACATCTCTTTATTCTTAAGCAATAACAATTCCAAAGAACATAAATATCGAATATTCTATATTCATCATTTTACTCTTCGGCAATAACAACTCCCCATGGCTCAATAGTAACCCGACTATCTTTTTTCAACGATTGGTTGTCAAGTAAGGAACGGCTGTCAGCAAAAGGATATTCAATACTCTTTTCCTCTGCGGAATAATTGAAGATATAATGAATATTCTTCTTGCTACCATTAATGCCCGAGCGCATAATAATAGGATAATGATATTTACCATTAAAAGGTAACAGACCGATACGGTCGGCTGCGCGAGCTACAATCTTCTGCAATAAGTCCTGTGAAGGAACTGTAGCCAGATAAATAAGATGTCCTTTACCATAAGAGTTTTCAGTAATGCAAGGCCATTTCCCGAAGAAAGGATGATCAATATATGCCAAAGGTTTGGCCGTAGTGGGCTGAAGAAATTCAAACCAGGTATTTACTGTATTATCATTAGCTCCAAGTTCGTTTGTTTTCAGGTTTAGTTTATTAATTGTAGAGAATTCCTGATAAGTAAATCCGCAAACATCTTTTAAAAGTCCGGGAGCCAATGTTGGACGTACAGCCGAATGTTCATTGCAATAACCACTCTTATAAAGCATAACTACTTCGCCACCTCTTTTCACAAAATCTGAAATCTTATTCAGTAAACTGTCAGCCGCTACATACAACGGAGGTATTACCAACATATCATAGCCACTAAAATCTGTTATCTTATCGCAAGGAATAATATCGCACTCTATGTTTTGGCGGTACAAAGACTCATAAACCATGTAATCTTTGTAGTTATCTCCATTGGTATAAGGCATAAACTGTAAGCCTTGTCCGGAATCGTGACTGTATAAGATCGCAACTTTATTTGTCTTCTTCAGATTAACCAACTTAGTCCCTATTTTATCGAGCTCTTTTGCACCTTCCTGAAACTCACGGTACACGCGGTTAGGCTGCATATCATGCCCAAGAATGCCACGCCAATAAGTTTCCTGTCCGTAATGCAGCGTGCTCCAATGCCAATATTCCACCATATTGGCTCCACCAGCAAGAAAGCTATACATATTTTGTCTCAGCTGACCGTCATAAGGCGGATATTGATCTTTGCTATCCCACCCTGTGCCCTGCGCATTTGTTTCAGTTACAAGAAAATTCCCATTTTTAGAAACCTTACGCATATAATCGCTGGCATAACCAATCCATTGCCCATCCTGAGCATCCTGCATGGTATAATAA
Proteins encoded in this window:
- a CDS encoding GNAT family N-acetyltransferase — translated: MKIRKAASTDIDKQLEVFDFARSIMRNTGNMNQWTDGYPSREVVENDIAAGNSYVCIDDSEEIVATFCFWKGNDPTYAYIENGQWLNDEPYGVVHRLATSGKVKGIGTYCLEWCFQQCHNIRVDTHHDNWVMQSVLKKNGYTECGVIYLANGSPRVAFQKYGQE
- a CDS encoding HlyD family secretion protein, yielding MNKKRKKLINNIVIALVILCGIIWVCSRFIHLGNVEYTDNAQVKQLIVPVNSRVQGFIKKICFEENQYVHKGDTLLLIEDTEFRFRVAQAEADYQNAISGKTVAASSINTTQNNISVSDAGIQEAKIRMDNAGREYNRYKNLLAQGAVTKQQYDNVKTEYDASKVRYELLNREKQSTALVKMEQTHRLGQNIAGIKLAEAALGLAKLNLSYTVITAPCDGTTGRKNIQEGMLIQPGQALVDLVDENDKWVVANYKETQTANIQIGQVVNVEVDAIPDIVFKGKVESISQATGASFSLFQQDNSSGNFVKVEQRIPVRIKFSKENRLENLKRLRAGMNVECEVKF
- a CDS encoding TolC family protein, yielding MSRKIELITALIVSLCVQQLYAQDSSCYTLGIDEMFRLADESSKSIRTFDTGIEQAKEGIKVAKNNMLPSIDAGLSFSYLGNGYITDRNFSNGFKAAIPHYGNNFSIDASQVVYAGGAISGGIAIAELQQKIAELDKVNNQQDVRFLLIGYYMELYKLANYAKVYTKNIEQTQKLLKDIQAKQKEGTALRNDITRYELQLKNLELQLTKVMNNRSIINHQLITVFGLPKSVIIMPDTTILQKELTVSGEEDWQRMASSSLPSLRKMELGIDVSKQQETIIKSEKLPHIALVAANHLDGPVTIDIPAINKNFNYWYVGVGVKYNLASLYKTNKQYKQAKLATRRAQEQLALAKDMTENEIQAAYTYYLESFTELNTQEKSLELATQNYDVVNNRYLNDLALITDMLDASNSKLSAELQVANARINILYNYYKLKKVSGNL
- a CDS encoding beta-galactosidase — encoded protein: MKKSIALFLLLFGTFFQFLNAQSFKFNTPLYGAAYYSEYTPTDRLDEDIRLMKEAHLSVVRVGESTWSLFEPREGEFKFEWMDRILDRLNKAGIKVILGTPTYSIPAWMAERYPEVLSQKTNGTQSYYGIRQNMNITNPTYLFYCERIIRKMMEHFAKHPAIIGYQVDNEVEPRGINNHDYFVGFRNYIKKQFNNDLDSLNRAWGLNYWGMNINNWEEFYARDGVTNPSYKVAWERWNRKSTADFLNWQIDIVKQYKRDDQFVTHCFMPYFRNIDQVEAFRQMEYPAINVYYTMQDAQDGQWIGYASDYMRKVSKNGNFLVTETNAQGTGWDSKDQYPPYDGQLRQNMYSFLAGGANMVEYWHWSTLHYGQETYWRGILGHDMQPNRVYREFQEGAKELDKIGTKLVNLKKTNKVAILYSHDSGQGLQFMPYTNGDNYKDYMVYESLYRQNIECDIIPCDKITDFSGYDMLVIPPLYVAADSLLNKISDFVKRGGEVVMLYKSGYCNEHSAVRPTLAPGLLKDVCGFTYQEFSTINKLNLKTNELGANDNTVNTWFEFLQPTTAKPLAYIDHPFFGKWPCITENSYGKGHLIYLATVPSQDLLQKIVARAADRIGLLPFNGKYHYPIIMRSGINGSKKNIHYIFNYSAEEKSIEYPFADSRSLLDNQSLKKDSRVTIEPWGVVIAEE